A DNA window from Arachis duranensis cultivar V14167 chromosome 3, aradu.V14167.gnm2.J7QH, whole genome shotgun sequence contains the following coding sequences:
- the LOC107479767 gene encoding long chain acyl-CoA synthetase 5, translating into MEGMRYVVEVEKAREATQGKPSMGPVYRGKYQNDSTTPPIDVLNSCWDIFRSAYEKFPTNAMLGTREIENAKAGKYKWQTYKEVYEVIQKVGSSIRSCGYGNDHLVILFFLGKNHLLQSEINQYDANFQGVKCGIYGANCPGWIISMEACNAHGLYCVPLYDTLGAGAVEFIICHAEISIAFVEEKKIPELLKTFPNASKFLKTLVSFGKFTPEQKQQVENLGVKSYSWDEFLQVGENQNFDLPVIKKSDICTIMYTSGTTGDPKGVLLSNESVLTAVSAILQFLSSCKHSLRNKEVYISYLPLAHIFDRVIEEAMIYVGASIGFWRGDARLLLEDVAELKPTIFCAVPRVLDRVYTGLQNKISAGGFVKQTMFNFAYSYKLNNLMNGVGIEDAAPLFDKLVFSKIKQSLGGRVRILLSGGAPLAKHVELFLRVVTCSLVIQGYGLTETGAASFAQLLNNFDMLGTVGVPLPYVDACLESVPDMGYDALASTPRGEVCIRGGTLCSGYHKREDLTNEAIIDGWFHTGDIGEWQPNGXXXXXXXKKNIFKLSQGEYVAVEHLENVYGQSSVLESIWVYGSSFEAYLVAVINPKKDALERWAEENNITKDYNSLCEDPKAKAYVLAELVNTAKAKKLKGFEFIKAIHLDPVPFDQDRDLITPTFKKKRPQMHKYYKNNIDEMYKSINNKTSA; encoded by the exons ATGGAAGGCATGAGATATGTAGTGGAGGTTGAGAAAGCGAGGGAAGCAACACAAGGTAAACCATCAATGGGTCCCGTTTACCGGGGCAAGTATCAGAATGATTCCACTACTCCTCCCATCGACGTTCTCAATAGCTGTTGGGACATTTTCCG ATCAGCTTATGAGAAGTTTCCAACAAATGCAATGCTTGGTACCCGGGAAATTGAGAATGCAAAA GCTGGCAAGTACAAGTGGCAAACTTACAAAGAAGTGTACGAGGTGATACAGAAAGTTGGAAGCTCTATCCGCAGTTGTGGTTACGG AAATGatcatttagttattttatttttcttagggAAGAATCATCTCTTGCAGTCTGAGATTAATCAATATGATGCCAATTTTCAGGGAGTGAAATGCGGTATCTATGGTGCCAATTGCCCTGGGTGGATAATAAGCATGGAG GCCTGTAATGCTCATGGACTTTATTGTGTTCCTTTGTATGATACATTAG GTGCTGGAGCAGTGGAGTTTATTATATGCCATGCAGAGATCTCAATTGCTTTtgtagaagaaaagaagatacccGAG TTATTGAAGACATTTCCAAATGCATCAAAGTTTCTCAAGA CACTTGTGAGCTTTGGAAAGTTTACTCCAGAACAAAAGCAACAAGTTGAAAATTTGGGGGTGAAAAGCTATTCATGGGATGAATTTTTACAAGTG GGTGAAAATCAGAATTTTGATCTTCCTGTGATAAAAAAGAGTGACATCTGTACAATAATGTATACAAGTGGAACAACTGGTGACCCTAAGGGAGTCCTGTTATCCAATGAGTCCGTACTTACTGCGGTATCTGCGATACTGCAATTTCTAAGTAGTTGCAAACACTCT TTGCGGAACAAAGAAGTGTATATATCATATCTTCCCCTTGCTCATATCTTTGATAGGGTCATTGAGGAGGCAATGATATATGTTGGTGCCTCAATAGGATTCTGGCGTGGG GATGCCAGATTGTTACTTGAAGACGTTGCGGAGCTAAAACCAACTATTTTCTGTGCTGTTCCACGTGTGCTTGATAGAGTGTACACAG GCTTGCAAAATAAGATTTCTGCTGGGGGGTTTGTGAAGCAGACAATGTTCAATTTTGCTTACTCATA CAAGTTGAATAATCTAATGAACGGAGTAGGCATTGAGGACGCAGCTCCATTGTTTGACAAACTTGTATTTAGCAAG ataaaACAAAGCTTAGGGGGTAGAGTACGAATTCTTTTGTCTGGAGGAGCACCACTAGCTAAACACGTGGAACTTTTTTTGCGGGTTGTGACTTGTTCTCTTGTCATACAAGGATATG GATTGACTGAAACGGGTGCGGCATCATTTGCCCAGCTATTAAACAACTTCGACATGCTTGGTACAGTGGGGGTTCCACTACCATATGTGGATGCATGCTTGGAATCTGTTCCTGACATGGGATATGATGCCCTTGCAAGCACACCAAGGGGAGAGGTATGTATAAGGGGTGGTACTTTGTGTTCAGGGTATCACAAAAGGGAAGATCTCACCAACGAGGCTATAATAGATGGATGGTTCCATACAG GGGATATTGGAGAGTGGCAACCAAATGGAANNNNNNNNNNNNNNNNNNNGAAGAAGAATATATTTAAGCTTTCACAAGGAGAATATGTTGCTGTTGAACACCTGGAGAATGTTTATGGTCAAAGCTCTGTTCTTGAATCA ATATGGGTCTATGGAAGCAGTTTCGAGGCCTACCTTGTTGCCGTGATTAACCCCAAGAAAGATGCACTTGAAAGGTGGGCCGAAGAAAATAATATAACCAAGGACTACAATTCTCTATGTGAAGATCCAAAGGCAAAAGCCTACGTGCTTGCAGAACTCGTAAATACTGCCAAGGCAAAAAAG TTGAAAGGTTTTGAGTTCATAAAAGCGATTCATCTTGACCCGGTTCCTTTTGACCAAGACCGTGACCTTATCACGCCAACATTTAAGAAGAAGAGACCTCAGATGCATAAATACTACAAG AATAATATTGACGAAATGTACAAGTCAATAAACAACAAAACCAGTGCGTAA
- the LOC107479766 gene encoding uncharacterized protein LOC107479766 produces MFGCFCTQEGRKLLLDPRSVKTRNKHKHNTQVSEEMETMKGKSESELVRLCIEAACESRESIQKWRMQRRTLDHLPSHLADGLIRRLVSRRLLYPSLLEVFKQSAEEVDLRGVNNVDAEWLAYLGAFRQLRYLNLSDCHRITSSALWPISGMVSVNHLHLSNCSKLNDAAIHHILSLSNLQKLQISQTSVTAKGIKLLASLKNLSLLDLGGLPVDDVSLTSLQVLEKLEYLDLWGSKVSNEGANILNKFPKLTYLNLAWTSVTKLPNLSSIECLNMSNCTIDSILEDDEAPLAKLILSGATFRSESEFLLHANTNFLSSLDVAHSGLSKFFFLSKLKVIEQLNLSSCMVTDDSIEMIAGVGVSLKSLNLTGTKVSSAGIGILAGHVSNLEMLSLSQTLVDDTAILYISMMPSLKVLDLSNTMVKGCLPQENTDHGSPHSLTALQSLKQLESLNLEHTRVRDEALSPLSSFKELRYLFLKSASLADISLYYLSSIPKLTSLSICDAVLTNYGLHMFKPPQTLKLMDLRGCWLLTEDTIMSFCRIHPQIEVQHELVTIVPLHQGGPNHPSPSQLTSKATQAAKKKENLSISPDFIDQRLKYSRDELLALQFMSLPVVSSSESGDSIFKQQLN; encoded by the exons ATGTTCGGATGCTTTTGCACTCAAGAAGGAAGGAAGCTTCTTCTCGATCCCAGATCAGTCAAAACTCGAAACAAACACAAACACAACACACAGGTTTCAGAAGAAATGGAGACGATGAAAGGGAAGAGTGAAAGCGAATTGGTGAGGCTGTGCATAGAAGCTGCGTGCGAGAGCAGAGAGAGCATCCAGAAATGGCGGATGCAGAGGCGGACCCTCGACCATCTCCCTTCTCATCTCGCCGACGGCCTCATCCGGCGCCTGGTGTCCCGGCGGCTCCTGTACCCGTCGCTTCTAGAAGTTTTCAAACAGAGCGCCGAAGAAGTTGATTTGAGAGGCGTTAACAACGTGGATGCAGAATGGCTTGCGTACTTGGGAGCGTTTCGGCAGTTGCGGTATTTGAACCTTTCCGATTGCCACAGAATCACTTCTTCTGCTCTTTGGCCTATTTCTGGAATGGTTTCTGTTAACCACTTGCACCTCTCTAACTGCTCCAAGCTCAACGACGCTGCTATTCAtcacattctctctctctctaacctcCAGAAATTACAAATCTCGCAAACAAGTGTCACCGCCAAAGGCATCAAACTTCTCGCCTCCCTTAAAAACCTCTCTCTTCTCGACTTAGGCGGCTTACCTGTTGATGACGTCTCCTTAACATCTTTACAG GTACTGGAAAAGTTAGAATATCTTGATCTATGGGGTAGTAAGGTATCAAATGAAGGGGCTAACATCCTCAATAAGTTCCCCAAGTTAACCTATCTAAATCTTGCTTGGACTAGTGTCACAAAATTGCCTAATTTATCATCTATTGAATGCCTCAACATGAGTAATTGTACTATTGATTCAATACTTGAAGATGATGAAGCTCCTTTGGCAAAACTTATTCTCTCCGGCGCTACATTCCGGAGCGAATCGGAGTTTCTCTTACACGCCAATACAAACTTTTTGTCCTCTCTCGATGTAGCCCATTCTGGCCTTAGTAAATTCTTCTTCTTGAGTAAATTGAAAGTGATAGAACAGCTCAATCTCAGCTCTTGCATGGTCACTGATGATTCGATTGAAATGATCGCGGGTGTTGGTGTAAGCTTGAAGAGTTTGAATCTGACTGGTACTAAGGTCAGCTCCGCAGGCATAGGGATTTTAGCTGGACATGTCTCCAATCTTGAGATGCTTTCATTATCTCAGACACTGGTGGATGATACTGCCATCTTGTATATCAGCATGATGCCTTCTTTAAAGGTTCTTGACCTTAGCAATACAATGGTGAAAG GATGCTTACCACAGGAAAATACCGACCACGGCTCACCGCACTCTCTAACAGCTCTACAAAGTCTTAAACAATTAGAAAGCTTGAATTTGGAACACACACGAGTTAGGGATGAAGCTTTAAGCCCTTTGTCAAGCTTCAAAGAGCTGAGATATTTATTTCTTAAAAGTGCGTCACTTGCAGACATCTCACTTTACTATTTATCATCAATTCCTAAATTGACTAGTCTTAGTATTTGTGATGCGGTATTGACAAATTATGGGCTTCATATGTTTAAACCTCCTCAAACACTGAAACTAATGGACCTCCGAGGTTGTTGGCTCTTAACTGAGGACACTATCATGTCGTTCTGTAGAATTCATCCACAAATTGAAGTACAGCATGAACTTGTTACCATTGTTCCTCTTCACCAAGGTGGACCAAATCATCCTTCTCCGTCTCAGTTAACTTCAAAGGCTACGCAAGCagctaaaaagaaagaaaacttgTCTATATCTCCAGATTTTATAG ATCAAAGGCTGAAGTATAGCAGAGACGAGTTACTTGCGTTGCAGTTCATGTCTTTGCCTGTTGTATCCTCTAGTGAGAGTGGCGATTCAATATTCAAGCAacagttaaattga